The DNA region ACAACGCCTCCTTCAGCGTCTCGACATGGCGGCTGAGCGGCGCGGGAATCGCAGGCTTGCGCCCCCTGCGGATCGCCTCCACCAGCTTGTGCCGCTCCCACAGCGCCCGGAATCCGGCTTCATCACTTGCCACCACATTCATCTGGTCCATCTGACAGGTGCCTCCTGTGCCCCGTGCACCCTGCTTCACGGTGGCCGACCCGACGATGCCATCGAACAGACCAAAGATCAAACTTTTGCCGTCCTGGACAACATTCATACCGTTTGTGGTGATGCCCGTACAGGAAGGCCGCCAACAGGCTAAGGAAGCTGTTAGCGGGACAGGACGCTGGAAAGGGGTTAGGGCTGGGCTTGGGTCAACTTGTAAGCTGCCTGACTTGCTCTGCTCCGGGAGCCATTCCAGGTCGCCCAAACCGCAGCCGGTTGAGCAGCAGGGCATTGACCGTCACGATGACGGTGCTGGCACTCATCAGCAGGGCGGCCCACTCCGGGCGCAGCAGGACGCCGTAGGCGGGATACAGGACGCCCGCCGCGAAGGGGATGGCGAGGACGTTGTAGATCGCCGCCCAGAAAAGGTTCTGCTTGATCTTGCCCTGCACCTGCCGCGCCAGAGCAATGCTGACAGGCACCGCCGCCGGGTCGCTTCTCACCAGCACCACGTCCGCCGTCTCCACCGCCACATCGGTCCCCGCCCCGATGGCGACCCCGACCTCCGCCTGTGCCAGGGCGGGCGCGTCGTTCACACCGTCCCCCACCATCGCCACCCGGCGGCCCTGGTGCTGCAACTCCTGCACCTGGGCAGCCTTCTGCTCGGGCAGCACATCTGCGATCACCGTATCCAGGCCCAGTTGCCGTGCCACCGCTTCCGCCGTGCGGCGGTTGTCCCCGGTCAGCATCACCGTCCGCACGCCCAGACCGTGAAGCGCCCGCACGGCCTCCCCGGCGGACACCCGCACCCGGTCAGCCACGGCGACGATCCCCGCAAGCTGTCCTTCCACCGCGACAAACATGGCCGTCTTGCCGTCCCCCGCCAAGCGCTCGACCTGTGCCTCAGATTCCCCCAACGCTATGCCCTCCTGCTCCATCAGCCTGCGGTTGCCGATCAGGACCCGGCGCCCCTCCACCCGGGCCTGCACTCCTTGACCGGGGATAGAGTCGAAACCCTCCACGCGGCTCAGAGCCACGCCCTGCTCCCGCGCGCCGCGCACGATGGCCTCTGCCAGGGGATGCTGTGAGGGCTGATCGGCGGAGGCGGCCAGGTGAAGCAGCTCGGTTTCACTCACACCCGGCGCGGGCACGAGGTCAGTCAGGGCGGGCTGGCCTTCGGTCAGCGTGCCCGTCTTATCAAAGATCACGGTGTCCACCCCGGCGGTCGCCTCCAGCGCGGTGGCGTTCTTGAACAGCACCCCCTCCCGCGCCCCCTTGCCCACACCCACGGTGATGGCGGTGGGTGTGGCGAGGGCCAGGGCGTCCGGGCAGGCGATCACGATGGCGGAGACCGCCGCCGTGAGGGCAAACACGACTCCCGCCCCCAGGAAGGACCAAACCAGGAAGGCGATCAGCCCGCTGCCCAGGGCAACGAAGACCAGGTACTTCCCCGCTCGGTCAGCGAGGCGCTGGGCCGGGGCCTTGCTCGCCTGCGCGTTCTGCACCATCTGCACGATGCGGCTCAGGGCGGTGTCTGCACCCACGGCGGTCGCCCGGAAGTGGAAGGCCCCGTTCTGGTTGACGGTGCCGCCCGTCACCCGGTCCCCCGCGCGCTTGCCCACCGGCACCGGCTCTCCAGTAATCATGCTCTCGTCCACGTAGGAGGTGCCGGACAGCACTTCCCCGTCCACCGGCACGCGGTCCCCCGGGCGCACCACGATCTCGTCCCCGACGACCACCTGCTCCAGCGGCAGCTCAACCTCCTGATCGCCCCGCATGATCCAGGCTGTGGAGGGGGCCAACCGCAGCAGAGCCTCGACCGCTCGTCCGGTGGCGAAGCGTGAGCGCATCTCCAGCCAGTGTCCGGCGAGGGAAAAGGTCGTGAGCATGGCGGCGGCCTCGAAGAACACCTCGTCCGTCCGCAGGAAGAGGGTGGCCCACAGCGAGTACAGGTACGAGACCAGGATGCCGGTGGCGATCAAGGTCATCATGTTGGCTTCGCCCCGTCTCAACGCCCGCCAGGCGGCACTAATGAACGGCCAACCGCCCCACCACACCACGGGCGTGGACAGGATCAGGCCAAACCACCCCATGCTCAGGCCAAAGGGCGGGGCGAGACGGAAGCCCAAGCTCTCCCCGATGGGGGAGAACAGCACGATGGGGAGGGTGAGCAACAGCGACACCACGAAGCGCCGCAGCATGTCGTTCACCATCTCCGCACCGTGACCCGCGTGCTCGTCGTGGCCCATCCCGGGCTGAACCTCATGCCCGGTGTGGCCGCCCGTCACAGAAACACCGCCATGAGCAGCGTGCTCACCGGCTGCCATCCCGATGTGCGGCGCGTGCCCTGTCTGTCCCGGTGCTGCCGTGGGCAGGACGTGGTGTTCATGGCCAACCTGGGGATGACCCGGCTGGACGGCGGACGGAGAGCTGTCCTCGCAGTCACAGGCGTACCCGGCGGCATGAAGGTGGTGCTTCAGGCTCTCCGCCATCACTGTCCCCGGGTCGTAAGTCAGATGCGCGACCCCGCGCGTGCGGTCCAGGTGAACGCCCGTCACACCCGGAACGCGGGCCAAGTTCTCCTCCAGGTCGGCAAATTCGCTGGCATCGAAGCAGTTCTTGAACGACACCTCCAGGACCCCCTGGCCTGCGCCGTGTGGGTGGTGCCCCTCGTGTCCGTGGTGCGTCATCGTTTCCCCCTCTCACCTCCGTGAGGCTGTGGGGTCAACGTAGAGCGGGTGTGTTCAGCTCTTGTAAAAGCGTCCGGCGGGCTTGGGCCTCGTCCTTGAGCCCGCCTTGAGGGTCGCCTGGGCTTTACACAAGCTGAACACAGCGCTGCCTACGCTGACCGGGCACGGGTGTTCACCCACCGCTGCATCTGGAAACTCGCCGCTTTTGCCGCCCGCCCACGCCCCAGGGAGACCTTGCCATGCCACAAAACACCCAGCGGATGCTCCAGACCCACCCCAACCCTGCCAGCGTCTTCGATCAAGCCGCCCTGGCCGCCTGCATCGACGCCTGCTTCGAGTGCGCCAACGTCTGCACCTCCTGTGCAGATGCCTGCTTGGGTGAGCGCGAGCACCTGATGCACCTCGTCCACTGCATCCGCCTCAACCTCGACTGCGCCGACGTGTGCGGCACCACCGGGCGGGTCCTCTCGCGGCTCACCCAACCGGACCAGAACGTCCTGCGCGCCCAGCTTCAGGCGTGCCTCGCCGCCTGCAAGGCTTGCGGGGACGAGTGCGAGATGCACGCCCGCGATATGAACATGGCCCACTGCGGCGTGTGCGCGGAGAGCTGCCGCCGTTGTGAACAAGCCTGCCAGCAGCTCTTGGGGAGCATGACCGCATGAACAAGGTGATCCTGACCCTGACCCTCATGGTCCTGCCCGTGAGTGCCGCCCAGGCGGGTGGCAGCGCGGGGGGCAGCATGTCCGGCATGTCCATGACCATGCAGATGAACATGGACATGCACGCCCGGATGCAGCCGCTCCTGAACGACCTGCGGGACCTCTCCGGCACGGCCTTTGACCGGGCGTTCTTCTCCATGATGATCCCCCATCACCAGAGCGCCATCGACATGAGCCGGGCCGCCCTGCCCCGGCTGCGTGATCCCCTGATCCGGGCCTGGGCGCAGGGCATTATCGACGACCAGCAGAGGGAGATCGCGGAGATGCAGGCCGAGTTGCGCCGCCTGGGTGGGGTGGACACGGCGCGGCAGAACCGGATGCGCCAGGCCATGTCGGGCATGAGCGGGATGATGGCGCAGGCACAGAACCCCGACCGAATGTTCCTGGAGATGATGCTGCCCCACCACGGCGGCGCCAATGACATGGCGAACATCGCCCTGCAAAACGGGCAGAGCGAGCAGGTGCTGGGCTTGGCGCAGCGCATCATCATGGCTCAGGCCGACGAGATGCATGACTTCAGGGACTGGCTGCGGACGCACCCGTAGGAGGGCGCCGCGCGGGGCACCTGTCAAAGCTGGGCCGATGCCTCTCTTCTGGGCATGGAAGGTGGGGGGACCGAGGCCAACGGCAGCGTGAACGTGAAGGTGCTGCCCTCCCCGGGCCGGGAGGCGACCTCCAGCCGCCCACCCATGCCCTCGGTAAGCCCCCGGGCGATGGTCAACCCCACACCGCTCCCACCGTCCAGGCGGCTCCGCGCGGGGTCCCCCCGGTAGAAGCGTTCAAAGATGCGCCCCAGGTGCTCGGGGGCGATCCCCGTTCCGGTGTCGGTGACGCGGAAGCGCACGCAGACGCTCGCCCGTTCGGCCTCCACCTCCACCCGTCCCCCCTCCGGCGTGTGACGCAGGGCGTTGGACAGCAGGTTGGTAAGCACCTGTGAGGCCCGCTCCAGGTCCGCGCGCACTTCGGGAAGGTTGGAAGCGTGCCTAACCTCCAGGGTCACGCCTTTGGCGGCAAACGCGTCCTCAAATCGCTCCTGAGTGGCGAGCAGAAGTGCACTAGGGGCAAAGACGCTCGGGTGCAGCTCCACCGCCCCGGCCTCCACCCGAGAGACCAGGCTGAGGTCGCGCACCAGACGCTCCATCGCCCCCACCTCACGCACGAGGGAACGGGCGGCGTGTTCCGGCGACATGACCCCATCCGTCATCGCGTCCGCGTACCCCCGCAGGGCGGCCAGGGGTGCCCTCAGCTCATGGGCGACGTTGCCGATCAGCTCGACGCGTCCCTGCTCCACCCGTTCCAGGGCGGCGGCCATACGGTTGAAGTTGCGCGCCAAGTCGGCCAGCTCGTCGCGGCCTTCCTCCGGCAGACGCCGGGCGTACTCCCCGCTCGCCAGGTCGCGGCTCCCCTCCCGGAGGAGCTGCACGCCCCGGACCACCCGCCGGGAGGACAGCAGGGCCGTGCCCGCCGCCACCAGGACGGCCAGCGGCAGGGAGGCCAGCAGGGCGCGGGTGAGGGTCATCCGCATGCCCATCTCCAGGTCGGGGCGCAGGCTGGCCCCCTCCGGGCCGAGGAGGCGCACCATCTGCTCAACGTGGCTGCGGTAGAAGGCGGGCGCGATCCACTCGGCGGACAGGAACAGGCCGCCCAGGGCCAGCCCGATCACCAGCAGGTGGGAGAGCAGCAGGCGCGGGAAGAAGCGCATGGCCTAATCCTGCGCTTCCCGGAAGCGGTAGCCGACCCCGCGCACGGTCTCAATGAAGCGGGGGTGGTCAGCGTCATCCCCGAGCTTTCGGCGCAGACCTGTGACGTGGACATCGACCACCCGCTCCGTCCCGGGAAAGTCGCTGCCCCAGACCCGTTCCAGAAGGCGTTCGCGGGTCCAGGCCAGGCCGGGATGCTGCGCGAGGGCAGAGAGTAGGTCGTACTCCAGCTTGGAGAGGTCGAGGAGCTGCCCATCCAGACGGGCGATGCGGGCACGCAGGTCCAGTTGAAGCCCCCCGCCGGTCACGGTATCCCGGACGCCCACCCGGCGCAGCAGCGCCCGCACCCGCGCCACGACCTCCCGGGGGCTGAAGGGTTTGACCACGTAATCGTCCAGGCCGATGTTCAGGCCGCGCAGCTTGTCCTCTTCCTCGCCGCGCGCCGTCAGCATCAGGATGGGCAGGTCTAGCCCGGCGGCGCGGGCCTCATGAGCCAGATCGAGGCCGGACACACTAGGCAGCATCCAGTCCAGGATGGCGAGGTCCGCCCGGGGTAGCAGGACACGCGCCCGTGCCCCATCGGTGGCCTCCAGGACCGTGTGCCCTTCTGCAGTGAGGTAGGCACGCAGGATTTCAAGGATGGCGGGGTCATCGTCCACGATCAGGACATTGGGCATGCGACCTCCAGTGTGCCGGGAAACGGGAAACACAAGGCCCTGCCTCCTGGGTGAGGCAGGGTCAGGTCTGCGGGTCAGCGCAGCGGGTAGGTCTGGAACTCGTACATCTCCTGAGCCTGAGCACGGACGATATCCCGGGCGAGCTTCAGGACGCCTTGGTTCTGGGACTTCTGCAAGGCGAGGGTCGCCATGTCGATGGCGGAGGCGTGATGGGGCAGCATGCCCTTCACAAAGGCCCGTTCCTTGTTCCCCGCCTGCTTCACCTCAGCGGCCATGCTGCTCATCGTGGTCTTCATCATCCCGGCCATCTGAGGGTCCACACCGCCGTACCCCCTCAGCAGCGTGTTCATCTGGCTGATCTCGCGGTTCTGGTCCCGGATGATGGCCGTGGCCCAGCCCCTGACCCGGGCATCCTTGGAGCCCAGCACCACCTGGCTCATGGCGACGGCGGCCTGGTGGTGGGGGACCATCATGGAGAGGAAGGCGCGGTCGAATGCCTTGCCGGTGAGCTTGTCCAGGGCGCTCATGTCCGTAGTTGCGGCGGTCTGGGTTCCAGCACTGGGCAGCGTGTGGTTCATCCCGCTGTGGTTCATCTGGGCCAGGGCAGGGGGGAGCATGACGCTGAGTGCCAGAGCGGTCAGGAGAGTTGTTCGCACGTCGTTCACCTCAGCGTTGAGGGTAGGAGCGTGCTGTTAAGCTCGCGTAAAGCGGCGTTCCGGTACGCGTCCGATACGACTACCAGCCCGCCAGATCGTCCTTAAGGTCGTCCACAGCCAGGGCGGCATACCCCTTCCGTGTGGTGTCCACGCTCTCATGCCCCAGGTGAGCGGCCACCCGCCCGAAGTCCTTCACTTGCTTGAGGAGCCGCGTGCCCGCATACTTGCGCCCCGGGTGGAAGCCCCGGAACTTTACTCCCGCTGCCTTGAACGCCTTCTTGAGGTGGTAGCGGGCCGTCTCCGTGTCCGAGAAGCGGAACACCCGGTCGGTGCCCGTGGTGCGGTTGCCGTCCGCATGCCCTGTGCCCTCCGGGCCGTACTCCGCCCGGTAGTCCCGCACCGCCCGTGCCAGGGACGTGCTCATGGCCACGACGCGGCTCTTGCGCCCCTTGCCGGAGGTGACGTGAATGCGCCGGGCGCCCTCGTCCAGCTCCTCCCATCTCAGGGCCAGCGCCTCGCTGATCCGCAAGCCGCCGTGGGCCGTCAGGAGCAGGAGGAAGCGGGCCTGGGTATCCGCCACCCGGAGCACGTCGTGAAGCTCGTCCTCGGTGTACGGGGGGCGCTTCACGATGCCAGGCGTCTTGTCCTTGGGCACCTTCACGTCCTGGAAGGGGGTAGCTTCACACGCCCCCGCCCAGCGCAGCGCCCGGTAGAGGGCAGCGGCGGCGGCCACCCGCTGTGACACCCCGGACGGAGCGCGCCCGGCAGCCAGCAGGGTGTTCACGTAGCCCTGCCCGTCGTGTCGACCGGGTCGCAGGAGGTTCACGGCCTGCCCCGTGGCCCACTCCAGGAACTGCCGGACACCCCGCTGGTAGGCAGCGACCGTATGCGGGCTGGTGAGGACGCCGGAGCCCCCCGCGTGGCTGAGATAGGCGGTGGTGAGGCTGACCAGGGCAGCCACGTCCTTTTCTCCCGCCGCCTTGACAGCCCGGCGCCTCAGCTCGTCATCATGGAGGGCAGTCCACTCCCGGGTGAGGGCAAGGAGATCACCCCGGTAGAGGGCGAGGTCGGACCCTTTGACGGCTGGTGGAACATCAGGCATAAAACGCATTATGCCTGAGGAAGTAGGAGTGAGCCCCCGGCCCGAGAACATAAATCACCGAAATGGACCGCCTGCATAATGTGTTGCCTTAGTTACGTTTTCTGCGTATCATCGGGTATGATCAACCCTTTTGCGGAATTTGAACGTGAATCCCTGAAGCTGCTCAAGCAGGACGGAACGGTGGTAGAGGGCCTTCGGACTACGGGTATCAGTAAGGGGAAAGTAATATTTTTCCGTGAGGACGTCGACTTCCAGGAGGGCGACATGCTGGAGCGACGTCTGCCGTCTGGACGTGTAGAAACATTCCAAATCGATGACGTGGAATACGTTGCAGCGTTGGACGTTGTACCGGGACATTACACCTTGAGAATTACTAACGTTGCCAAGCCTAAATCCACTCCAATGCCATACAGCGTGACCTACAATCTTCATGGTTCCAACACTCGGGTCAACATCCACTCCACCGATTACTCTCACAATGTGGTTGGTATAGACCCGGCAGACCTCTTTAAAAAAGTTGAGGAAGCGCTGGTTGGAGTGGTATCTGATGCGGCTGAACTTGGGGAACTTAAGCAGCAGTTGGCTGATATGCGCGCCGCACAGGGACAGCCTACCTTCACCACGACTTATGTCAAATTTATGGAGATTGCCGCCGACCACATGACTGTGTTGGCGCCCTTTCTTCCAGCCCTTGCCCAACTGCTCGTGTTATCCAGCGGCGTTACAGGCTGAGGTTTGCTCAAGCCCTAACTTGCGACGCTAAGGGAGCGCCTAAACGCCGCTCTCCATCCCAAACATCTCTGGGAGCGGCAAGTCTGCCTCAACCCCGCGTCTTCACGGTGGTCGCCTGTGGGCGGGCGCTGCCGCGTGCCGCTCCCAGCAGCGTCAGGGCCGCCCCACCGCCCAGCCCGGTCATCAGGAGCAGCGAGCCGCCATACCCCCCCGTCCAGGTGAACAGCAGGCCGACCCCCAGCGGCGTGAGGGCCTGCGCTAGGTTCACCAGCCGCGCCATCCAGCCGTTAGCCGCACCGAAGTCCTGGGGGGTGTGGTGCTGAGCCAGCAGCTCCGCGCGGGCCAGGGTCAGCGCGCCGCTGGCCAGCCCAAACGCGATGATGCCCGTCACCACCATGGTGCGTGCGCCCGTGCAGCGCAGGAGCAGGGCGGAGAGGGCGAGCTGCGCCAACAGGAACACGGTCAGCGGCAGCGGCCCCAGCCGCGCGAGCAGCGGCACAACCAGGGCGCGCCCCGGCAGCGCGGCCAGGCCCGCCAGTCCCGTGAGGCTGGCAGCCAGGGCCGGGGCGTAGCCTGCGGCCAGCAGAAGCGGCGCGAGCTGCAAGCCTACCCCCACCGTCACCACCCGCGCGAGGGTGAAGGCCACCGTGAGCCGGACCAGGCGGGCGTCCGGTCTGAAGGGCGGGCGTTCTCCTCGGGGTGTCCCTGCCCCTCCGTCCGGCAGCACCCGCCAGGTCAGCGCCCCGACGCCCAACAGCAGAGCGGCCAGGCTCACGAGCGCCACGCGCGGGCCGCCCCCCTCCAGCAGGGCGGTCGTCAGGGGCACAAAGATGGTGCTGGCCAGCCCGGCGATCAGCGTGATGGTGAGGGTCGCCCGCGTGCGGGCCGCCCCCTGCACCTGCTGCCCCAGCACGGTGAACACCGCCTCGTAGAAGGTCAGGCTCATGGCGACCCCGCCCAGCAGCCACCCGGTGATGAACAGCGGGTAGCTGGAGGTCAGGGCCAGCGTGAGCAGCGCCAGGGCACCCAGGAAGGCCCCCCCGCTGAGCAGCGTCCGCCCTCCCCGCGCGTCCAGAGCGCGCCCCACCACTGGGGCGATGAAGGCCGTCACCAGCAGGGCCAGCGTGAAGGCCAGGCCCGTCTGCACCCGGCTCCACCCCAGGGCGTGCTCGGCGGCCACCGCGAGGAGGGGCTGGGCGTAGTACAAGGCCCCGTAGCTGACGGTGCTCAGCAAGGCCAACGTCCACACGAGGGGACGTGTGGACGCGGACAGGGCGGGCATCAGCCGAGGGTGATGAGATCCGGGGCGGCGGGCGTGCAGCAGCCGCTCTCCGGGGCGCAGGAGGCGCTGGCGTCCGTGGCGGGGGTGCCGCAGGCGTCCGAAGCCTTGCACTGCACGCCGGGCGTCCGCAGGTGGACCTGAAGGCGATCCGGGAGGACTTCCAGCCCGGCAACGTGGTACTGCATGGCAGGCAGGGCGCTGTTCCCGTACTCAAAGCGCACCTCGGCCTGGCTGGAGACGGGGACGCGCCCGGCCACGCGGTCGTAGATGGCCAGGAACTTGCGGTTGGTCATGAACCCGGCTTCCGCCTCCTGTGCGGAACCGTCCATGAGCTGAATGATCGTCTCCCGCCAGGCGTTCGCCTTGCCGCCGCAGTCCATCGACTCGATGCTGACGGCCTTGACCTCCGTGACGTGGTAGCCAGCAGGCACGAGCAACTCCCCGTTCAGGTGGAACTCCAGCGGGCGCTGCGGCTCCGCGCGCAGCATCTTCAGCAGGTCGAAGGTGGTCGTGTGGTCTGGCAGGCCGGGGATCGTCTGGGTCATGGCAGGCTCCTTCAGGGGCAGGTGCATCAGGGTGGCGGTCTGGGGGCAGGCGTCCTGGAACTCGCGGGAGGCCAGCAGGGCGGCGGGGGCGCTGGCGCGGGGCACTTCCGTGAAGCCCAGGCGCGGGAAGTAGGTCGCGGCAGTGGTGGTGAGCAGGTAGACCTCCCCCAGGCACATGGCACGGGCCTGGTCGAGCACCTCGCGGACCAGCCCGGCGGCCACCCCCTGCCCCTGGGCGGCGGGTATGACGGCTACAGAACGCAGGAGGCCGACCTGCCCGTACCGTTCCAGACCCGCCAGGCCGAGGAGGGAGGAACCGTCCTCCGCCAGCCGCAGGTCTTCCAGGTGGTCGGCCACTCCCGCCACGGGTAGGCTCAGGGTGTTCAGCAGCTCCTCAATGCGGGGCAGGTCGGTGGGGGTCGCCGGACGCGTCAGCATCCGCATCCCGCCTCCCCGTCCAGCTCCGCCTGGAGCGCGGCACCCAGGCTGGTGAGGAGCCGGAGTGTGGCGGCCCGGTCCTCCTCCGGCAGGCGGGCCAGCACGCGGGCGGACTGGGCGTTGAGCTGCGCGTCGAGGTCACGGGCGGCGGTCTGCCCGGCGTCGGTTAACCGCAGCAGCAGGGCGCGGCGGTCGCCGGGGTGGGGCGTCTTGACGAGGAGGCCCTGTTCCACGAGGTCATCCGTGCTGCGGCTCAGCCACGCCTTGTCCAGGTTGAGGGCGCGGGTCAGGGCGGAGAGGGTCTGGTCGCCCTCCCGCCCCAGGGTGGTGAGAATGACGCACTGGGTGGCGGACTGCACGTCGCAGCAGGCGAAGTTGCGCTGTTGCAGCTCGCCGAACAGCCGTGTCACCGTGCGGAGAAGGGCTCCCGCCTGGGTAGCCTCCTCCGGTTTGTTGTCATACACAACGGTCATGGCCTGACTGTACGCGCGGGTTAACTCGTTGTCAACAGCAACGTTTGAGAGGGGGTCGGAGGCGGTTGCCGGGCCTGCCCTTCACGCCTGCTGGCGGAGCCAGTCCTGAATCCTGTCCTCGATCTCGCCCCGCACCTGGCGGAAGACGGCCAGGCGCTCCTCCTCGTCGCCCTGGGCAGCGGCGGGGTCATCGAAGGCCCAGGACAGGCGGTAGGACGTGTGGGGGAAGATGGGGCAGTTGGCCTCCGCCCGGTCACACACCGTCACCACGTAGGTGAAGTGCTCCCCGAGGAGGGGCCGGACCCCCTTGGCCAGGAGATGCCCGGTGGGCAGACCCCGCTCCTTCAGCACCTTCAGGGTGAGCGGGTTGATCTCGCCCGGTTCCAGACCAGCGGACTGCACCCGGAACCGTTCACCCGCGTGGTGTTCTAGGAGTACCTGCGCCATCTGCGAGCGGGCGGTGTTGCCCGTGCAGATAAACAGGACGCTGGGGGGACGGGAGGCAGGGTTGGGGGTCTGAGGGTCCGTCATATTGGCTCTCCTTCCGGCCTGAACTCCTGCGCGCGACCGGGCTGGGCCTCCAGGGGCTGCGCCGGGCTTAGGACGTGGTTGGTGGCGACAGCCAGGGCCGCGCCCAGCAGCGGGGCTACCCAGTACACCCAGTGCGCCGTCCAAATCCCGCTGGCCAGGGCCGGGCCAAAGGAGCGGGCCGGGTTCATGCTCGCCCCGGTGATGGGGCCGCCCATCACTGCCTCCAGGGCCACCACACCGCCGACCGCCCACGGTAGGCCGGAGCGCAGGGCCACCAGGAGGAGGAAGAAGGTCAGCAGGGTTTCCAGCGCCAGGGCCCGCGCCCAGGACCCGGCGGGCACCGTCACGCCCAGGTGGCCCTCCCGTCCAAACAACGCGAGGAGGGTGAACGCGGCCAGGGTGGCTCCCAGGAGCTGCGCGCCCAGGTAGGGCAGCACCCGCCGCCGGGGGAAGCGCCCGGCGAGGGCCAGGGCAAAGGTGGCCGCCGGGTTGATATGCGCGCCGCTGATGGGGGCCAGCGCGGCGATGACGGCGGTGACCGTCAGGCCGAACACGGCGGCCACCCCCAGGTGTCCCAGCGCGCCCGTCTGCGCCTGCACGACCGCCGCTCCGGGGCCGAAGAACACCAGGGCAAAGGTGCCCAGACCCTCCGCGAGCAGCGCCCGCGATAGCAGAGGCGTCATTTCAGGCCACGCGGACGGCAGGGCTGTCCTCATAGGAGGGCGGCACGGGCTGCCCCATCTCAAGGGCCTGCACGAGGGCGGTGAACTGCTCCGCGAGCTGGTCCCGCACGGCCCGCCAGCGGTCCAGGCTGCCCCCACTGGGGTCCACGAAGGGGTAGTGGAGGCGGGTGGTCCTGCCGGGGTAGACCGGGCAGGCTTCCGCCGCGCTGTCACACACCGTCACCACGTA from Deinococcus aetherius includes:
- a CDS encoding four-helix bundle copper-binding protein; translation: MPQNTQRMLQTHPNPASVFDQAALAACIDACFECANVCTSCADACLGEREHLMHLVHCIRLNLDCADVCGTTGRVLSRLTQPDQNVLRAQLQACLAACKACGDECEMHARDMNMAHCGVCAESCRRCEQACQQLLGSMTA
- a CDS encoding heavy metal translocating P-type ATPase, with translation MTHHGHEGHHPHGAGQGVLEVSFKNCFDASEFADLEENLARVPGVTGVHLDRTRGVAHLTYDPGTVMAESLKHHLHAAGYACDCEDSSPSAVQPGHPQVGHEHHVLPTAAPGQTGHAPHIGMAAGEHAAHGGVSVTGGHTGHEVQPGMGHDEHAGHGAEMVNDMLRRFVVSLLLTLPIVLFSPIGESLGFRLAPPFGLSMGWFGLILSTPVVWWGGWPFISAAWRALRRGEANMMTLIATGILVSYLYSLWATLFLRTDEVFFEAAAMLTTFSLAGHWLEMRSRFATGRAVEALLRLAPSTAWIMRGDQEVELPLEQVVVGDEIVVRPGDRVPVDGEVLSGTSYVDESMITGEPVPVGKRAGDRVTGGTVNQNGAFHFRATAVGADTALSRIVQMVQNAQASKAPAQRLADRAGKYLVFVALGSGLIAFLVWSFLGAGVVFALTAAVSAIVIACPDALALATPTAITVGVGKGAREGVLFKNATALEATAGVDTVIFDKTGTLTEGQPALTDLVPAPGVSETELLHLAASADQPSQHPLAEAIVRGAREQGVALSRVEGFDSIPGQGVQARVEGRRVLIGNRRLMEQEGIALGESEAQVERLAGDGKTAMFVAVEGQLAGIVAVADRVRVSAGEAVRALHGLGVRTVMLTGDNRRTAEAVARQLGLDTVIADVLPEQKAAQVQELQHQGRRVAMVGDGVNDAPALAQAEVGVAIGAGTDVAVETADVVLVRSDPAAVPVSIALARQVQGKIKQNLFWAAIYNVLAIPFAAGVLYPAYGVLLRPEWAALLMSASTVIVTVNALLLNRLRFGRPGMAPGAEQVRQLTS
- a CDS encoding MFS transporter; this translates as MPALSASTRPLVWTLALLSTVSYGALYYAQPLLAVAAEHALGWSRVQTGLAFTLALLVTAFIAPVVGRALDARGGRTLLSGGAFLGALALLTLALTSSYPLFITGWLLGGVAMSLTFYEAVFTVLGQQVQGAARTRATLTITLIAGLASTIFVPLTTALLEGGGPRVALVSLAALLLGVGALTWRVLPDGGAGTPRGERPPFRPDARLVRLTVAFTLARVVTVGVGLQLAPLLLAAGYAPALAASLTGLAGLAALPGRALVVPLLARLGPLPLTVFLLAQLALSALLLRCTGARTMVVTGIIAFGLASGALTLARAELLAQHHTPQDFGAANGWMARLVNLAQALTPLGVGLLFTWTGGYGGSLLLMTGLGGGAALTLLGAARGSARPQATTVKTRG
- a CDS encoding DUF305 domain-containing protein, whose protein sequence is MNKVILTLTLMVLPVSAAQAGGSAGGSMSGMSMTMQMNMDMHARMQPLLNDLRDLSGTAFDRAFFSMMIPHHQSAIDMSRAALPRLRDPLIRAWAQGIIDDQQREIAEMQAELRRLGGVDTARQNRMRQAMSGMSGMMAQAQNPDRMFLEMMLPHHGGANDMANIALQNGQSEQVLGLAQRIIMAQADEMHDFRDWLRTHP
- a CDS encoding tyrosine-type recombinase/integrase, producing MPDVPPAVKGSDLALYRGDLLALTREWTALHDDELRRRAVKAAGEKDVAALVSLTTAYLSHAGGSGVLTSPHTVAAYQRGVRQFLEWATGQAVNLLRPGRHDGQGYVNTLLAAGRAPSGVSQRVAAAAALYRALRWAGACEATPFQDVKVPKDKTPGIVKRPPYTEDELHDVLRVADTQARFLLLLTAHGGLRISEALALRWEELDEGARRIHVTSGKGRKSRVVAMSTSLARAVRDYRAEYGPEGTGHADGNRTTGTDRVFRFSDTETARYHLKKAFKAAGVKFRGFHPGRKYAGTRLLKQVKDFGRVAAHLGHESVDTTRKGYAALAVDDLKDDLAGW
- a CDS encoding sensor histidine kinase, encoding MRFFPRLLLSHLLVIGLALGGLFLSAEWIAPAFYRSHVEQMVRLLGPEGASLRPDLEMGMRMTLTRALLASLPLAVLVAAGTALLSSRRVVRGVQLLREGSRDLASGEYARRLPEEGRDELADLARNFNRMAAALERVEQGRVELIGNVAHELRAPLAALRGYADAMTDGVMSPEHAARSLVREVGAMERLVRDLSLVSRVEAGAVELHPSVFAPSALLLATQERFEDAFAAKGVTLEVRHASNLPEVRADLERASQVLTNLLSNALRHTPEGGRVEVEAERASVCVRFRVTDTGTGIAPEHLGRIFERFYRGDPARSRLDGGSGVGLTIARGLTEGMGGRLEVASRPGEGSTFTFTLPLASVPPPSMPRREASAQL
- a CDS encoding DUF305 domain-containing protein — encoded protein: MNDVRTTLLTALALSVMLPPALAQMNHSGMNHTLPSAGTQTAATTDMSALDKLTGKAFDRAFLSMMVPHHQAAVAMSQVVLGSKDARVRGWATAIIRDQNREISQMNTLLRGYGGVDPQMAGMMKTTMSSMAAEVKQAGNKERAFVKGMLPHHASAIDMATLALQKSQNQGVLKLARDIVRAQAQEMYEFQTYPLR
- a CDS encoding winged helix-turn-helix domain-containing protein; the encoded protein is MPNVLIVDDDPAILEILRAYLTAEGHTVLEATDGARARVLLPRADLAILDWMLPSVSGLDLAHEARAAGLDLPILMLTARGEEEDKLRGLNIGLDDYVVKPFSPREVVARVRALLRRVGVRDTVTGGGLQLDLRARIARLDGQLLDLSKLEYDLLSALAQHPGLAWTRERLLERVWGSDFPGTERVVDVHVTGLRRKLGDDADHPRFIETVRGVGYRFREAQD